CGATGTCTTCCAGCATGTCGCGTAGCGGCAGGTCGCGCACGGCAGACGGGTGGCGCCCCGTCTCTATCTCGGCCAGCCGGAGCAAGGCATCGAAGATCGCGATAATCGAGGCGCATTCGCGTTCGGCGCGTTCGAGCAGGTGCGCGCGGTCGGCCTCCGCCGTTTCCGCTGTCAGCAACCCGCGCAGCCGCGTCAGCGGCGTGCGCAGGTCATGCGCGAGATGGCTGGAGAACTGGCGTTGGGTGTTCACCATGTCCTCCATCCGGTCGAGCATCCGGTTCAGGCTTTCCGCCTGCACCGCGAACATTCCGTCAAGCCGGTCGGATGGAATGCGACGGGTGAGGTCGCCCTGCGCGATGGCGTCGGCCGCCGCCTGCGTTTCCGCCAGACGCCGGGCGGTCAGGCGCGCGAACAGGATCGTGGCGGCAAGCCCCACCAGCAGCGCGGACACGAAGATCGCGGCAACCACGGAAGGGAGCAGGGCGCGCAGGCTTGCGGCTGCCTCGCTGTGCTGCACCACCACGAACAGGCTGCCATCGGGCCGTCGCGTGGCGAGCGCGCGCCCTTTCTGGGGCTTCCTGCCGCCGCCCATGAAGGTGACGTCCGAATAGCCCGGTTGCGGCGCGGCCAGGTCCAGCCTTCCCGCCATGAGCCGGCCGGTGGCATCGTAGAACAGGTAGGTCCTCTCGCTCAGCATCTTGCGCCGCTGCCATTCCTGGATGCGGGCGATGACATCGGCATCGGTTGCCGGCCCCGTGGCAACGGGGCGCAGGAACTTGGCTACGTGAACCTGCAAGGCATCGTCGATGCGCTGGGCGATCCGTTCCTCGGCCACCAGGAAAACGATCACGCCCATGGCGAGCATGGCCAGTGCGAACGCCACGCCGAACTGGATGGCGAGCCGCCCCGGCCCAGGTGCGCGCCGGGCGGCCGACGCGGTCACCGGCACCGCTCCGAACGCAGCACGTATCCCGAGCCGCGCAGCGTGTCGATCGGGTCGCAGCCCAGTTCCTCCAGCCGCGCGCGCAACCGGCTCATGTTGCTTTCCACGATGTTGGTGGTGGGCGTGAAGGCATAGCCCCAAACGCTTTCGAGCAACATTCCGCGCGTCACCAGCCGGTCGGCGCAGCGCATCAGGTGGGCAAGGAGCGAGAACTGCTTGCGGTTGAGTTCGATGGTGCGGTCGAGAAACAGCACCGAATGGCTGCTGGGGTCCAGCTTCAGCCTGCCGACCGCCAGCCCGGTGTCGGAAGGGGGCGTCGGCGCGGCGCGACGGGTCACGGCGTTGAGGCGGGCCACCAGTTCGTCCATGTCGAACGGCTTGGCCAGATAGTCGTCGGCGCCGGCGGCGAGGCCTTCGATGCGGTCCTTCACCGTGCCGAGCGCGCTGAGCATGACCACCGGCGGCAGCCTGCGTTCAGCGCGCAGCCGCGCCAGCACCTCAATCCCGCTCATGCCCGGCAGCAACCGGTCGAGAACCATGCCCGAAAAGCGCTGGCGCTCGACCGCCGCGAGCGCGTCCTCGCCCGAGGCGACCCGTTCGGGCCGGTAGCCCAGCGTGCCCAGGCAGGCCGTGATGTGGTCGGCAATCACGGCATCGTCTTCCACCACCAGCACACGCACGGCCGCCTCCTGTTTCCGGAAGGCTTTTGCGATGGAGATGTGACTGTTGTGAGACGGAGTGGCGAAATCAGGCGCGTGTCAGCGCAACCGCAAGCCCTGTTCCAGCACGGGCACGAGCCAGTCGAGGAAGGCGCGCAGCCGGTGGGAAAGCTGACGGCGGTGGGGATAGACCAGAGAGACTGGCAACGGTTCGGCCCGATGATCCGGCAGCACTGCGATCAGCTTCCCGCCGGCGATATGATCCGCCACGTCATAGGCGGGGATTTGGATCAGCCCGAGACCGGCCAGCGCGCCGGCGATCAGCGCTTCGGCGCTGTTGACGGTCAGCCGGGCGCGCAGGGAACGGGTCAGGACCTGCCCGTTATCGATCCACTCCCACGGCTCTACCCGTCCGGTGGTGGGGGAGGCGTAAGCCACGGTCCAGTGCCGGTCGAGATCCGCCGGGGTGTCAGGTGTGCCATGCGTGGCAAGATAGCCGGGGCTGGCGACGTTGATGAGTTCCAGCTCGCCCAGCCGCCGCGCGATCAGGCCGGAATCGGCGAGTGGCCCCACGCGCAGCGCGCAATCGATGCCGTCTTCCACCAGATCCACCGCACGGTCGCGCACGCCGAGTTCGATGTCGATGTCGGGATAGGCGGCCAGAAATCCGGGCAGCGCCGGTGCCACGATCAGTCGGCCCACGCGCCCCGGCAGATCGACGCGGATGCGCCCGGACGGTGTCGCGCCGGCCTGGCGGAACAGCCCCTCGGTCTCCTCGAAATCGGCAAGAAGATTCTGTGCGCGGGCGTAGAGCGCTTCGCCATCGGAGGTCAGTGCGACGCGCCGTGTCGTCCGGTTGAGCAGGCGCGTGCCGAGCCGGGCCTCAAGCTCCTGAACGGCCGCCGAAACCGAGGAGCGTGGCAGGCCCAGAGTGTGCGCGGCGTGCGTGAAGCTGCCGGCCTCGGCCACGCGCGTGAAGATGCGGAAGAGATCGACGCGATCCATTGTTCGTTAATTCTGGCTAATAATGCCAGGATTACAAGCTTTATCCCACAATTTCCGCAAGTATCACAGGGCCATGCATCACGCATGAGCACATTTGACGTGGGAGACCAGAATGACGGATCATTCGATCAAGGGAAAAACGGCCATCATCGCGGGAGGCGGCAAGAACCTGGGTGGCCTTATTGCCCGTGATCTTGCCGCGCAGGGCGCGCGGGCGATCGTTGTCCATTACAACAGCGCGGAGACCGCCAGTGCCGCGCGCGAAACCGTGGCCGCGATTGAGGCGGCCGGCGCGCAAGCGCTGGCCATCCAGGCCGATCTGACGACGGCGGGCGCGGTCGAAAAGCTGTTCGCGGACGCCGTCGCGGCGTTCGGCCGGCCCGACATCGCGATCAACACCGTCGGCAAGGTGCTGAAGAAGCCGGTGCTCGAAATCAGCGAGGCGGAATACGACGCGATGAGCGCGATCAACGCCAAGTCCGCGTTCTTCTTCATCAAGGAAGCGGGCCGCACGCTCAACGATCACGGCAAGATCGTTACGCTGGTCACCTCGCTGCTCGGCGCGTTCACGCCGTTCTATTCGACCTATGCGGGCACCAAGGCGCCGGTCGAACACTTCACCCGCGCGGCGGCCAAGGAATTTGGCGAACGCGGCATTTCGGTCAACGCAGTCGGCCCCGGCCCGATGGACACGCCGTTCTTCTACGGCCAGGAAAGCGCCGATGCGCAGGCCTATCACAAGAGCGCGGCCGCGCTTTCCCCGTTCACCGATACCGGCCTTACCGACATCCGCGACATCGTGCCGCACATCCGCTTTCTGGTATCGGACGGCTGGTGGATGACCGGACAGACCATCCTGGTAAACGGGGGCTACACCACCAAGTAGCGCAACCGGTCCGCAAGCCGGGTCTTGCCTGCCCGGCTTGCGGACCGATCCTTTATTGCCCCTCGATCCGCTTCAGGAACTGATCGAGCGGGCACAAGCCCTTGATCCCGCGCGCTTCGCAGCCCGCGATCGGGAGGACCGGCGCGGACGGGGGCGAGGCTGCGGTCAGGGTGGCGGCGCTGCGGATCTGGGAAAGCGATTGCGTGCGATAGCGCACGCGCACGAACAGCGCGCCATCGGCCGCGCGCAACCGCTCGAGCACCAGTGCGCCGCCGGGCGAGGGATCGTCGGCGGCAAGCCCGGGCGCCTGCCAGTGGACGTCCAGCAGCCCGCCGAGATTGGCGACATTGGTATCATGCCCGGCGATCATCGTGACACGGGTTTCGCCGGTCAGACCTTCGCGCACGATCGGCGCCAGCCCGGCGAAATTGGTCAGCGCGACATAGTGGGGACGGGCGAGCAGGCGGAATTCGAGCGCGTGGAAGGCGGAAAGGCGGCCGATGTCGGCGGCGCTGGCACGGCCCCAGCCAACCTGGGCCAGCGGCTTGCCTTCGGCATATTCGAGCAGCAGGATCTGCGCGGCCGTCGATGCCCGGTCGAGCGCGCCGGACAGTTTGGGGCGTCCATTGGCCTTTGCCGGCACCAGCGCGGTCGGTTGCGCGGATACGCCACAGCCCGCCCGGCGCGCGCCGCACAGGATCGCGTCCAGGCGGGCCAGCAGGGGGCGGTGGGCGGCGGC
This window of the Novosphingobium sp. EMRT-2 genome carries:
- a CDS encoding response regulator transcription factor produces the protein MRVLVVEDDAVIADHITACLGTLGYRPERVASGEDALAAVERQRFSGMVLDRLLPGMSGIEVLARLRAERRLPPVVMLSALGTVKDRIEGLAAGADDYLAKPFDMDELVARLNAVTRRAAPTPPSDTGLAVGRLKLDPSSHSVLFLDRTIELNRKQFSLLAHLMRCADRLVTRGMLLESVWGYAFTPTTNIVESNMSRLRARLEELGCDPIDTLRGSGYVLRSERCR
- a CDS encoding histidine-type phosphatase encodes the protein MALKRVVLAMGAGAALALALAPMVEAAPRRHAHRAPAAAPLVVDRVVLVMRHGVRPPTKTPAMPADVTPERWPDWPVQPGWLTPHGALAVSRLGAWDGARLRTEGLMPAHGCPQPAAVRIVADSDQRTIATAQSWSDALAPGCALSIDHRPQDEPDPRFNAIEAGLSPYDSTQADAAVRAATAPDGIGAIAAAHRPLLARLDAILCGARRAGCGVSAQPTALVPAKANGRPKLSGALDRASTAAQILLLEYAEGKPLAQVGWGRASAADIGRLSAFHALEFRLLARPHYVALTNFAGLAPIVREGLTGETRVTMIAGHDTNVANLGGLLDVHWQAPGLAADDPSPGGALVLERLRAADGALFVRVRYRTQSLSQIRSAATLTAASPPSAPVLPIAGCEARGIKGLCPLDQFLKRIEGQ
- a CDS encoding LysR family transcriptional regulator, whose protein sequence is MDRVDLFRIFTRVAEAGSFTHAAHTLGLPRSSVSAAVQELEARLGTRLLNRTTRRVALTSDGEALYARAQNLLADFEETEGLFRQAGATPSGRIRVDLPGRVGRLIVAPALPGFLAAYPDIDIELGVRDRAVDLVEDGIDCALRVGPLADSGLIARRLGELELINVASPGYLATHGTPDTPADLDRHWTVAYASPTTGRVEPWEWIDNGQVLTRSLRARLTVNSAEALIAGALAGLGLIQIPAYDVADHIAGGKLIAVLPDHRAEPLPVSLVYPHRRQLSHRLRAFLDWLVPVLEQGLRLR
- a CDS encoding HAMP domain-containing sensor histidine kinase — protein: MTASAARRAPGPGRLAIQFGVAFALAMLAMGVIVFLVAEERIAQRIDDALQVHVAKFLRPVATGPATDADVIARIQEWQRRKMLSERTYLFYDATGRLMAGRLDLAAPQPGYSDVTFMGGGRKPQKGRALATRRPDGSLFVVVQHSEAAASLRALLPSVVAAIFVSALLVGLAATILFARLTARRLAETQAAADAIAQGDLTRRIPSDRLDGMFAVQAESLNRMLDRMEDMVNTQRQFSSHLAHDLRTPLTRLRGLLTAETAEADRAHLLERAERECASIIAIFDALLRLAEIETGRHPSAVRDLPLRDMLEDIAETMEPVIADAGCALELGRLEPVRVRGDADLFNQMIVNLLENVVTHTPAGTRATLSLEQAGESALIAIDDDGPGLAEGERDRVLLPFERGKGSGLRRGSGLGLAIARAIVRFHQGSLELADNAPGLKVRIRLPALPDAVPAA
- a CDS encoding SDR family oxidoreductase, whose product is MTDHSIKGKTAIIAGGGKNLGGLIARDLAAQGARAIVVHYNSAETASAARETVAAIEAAGAQALAIQADLTTAGAVEKLFADAVAAFGRPDIAINTVGKVLKKPVLEISEAEYDAMSAINAKSAFFFIKEAGRTLNDHGKIVTLVTSLLGAFTPFYSTYAGTKAPVEHFTRAAAKEFGERGISVNAVGPGPMDTPFFYGQESADAQAYHKSAAALSPFTDTGLTDIRDIVPHIRFLVSDGWWMTGQTILVNGGYTTK